A part of Oncorhynchus masou masou isolate Uvic2021 chromosome 30, UVic_Omas_1.1, whole genome shotgun sequence genomic DNA contains:
- the LOC135522595 gene encoding RNA-binding protein 33-like isoform X3, with protein sequence MAASPRDDDFEDYDKPGAERSRRRRGEDDDLDSEFDGDLLDEDWLTAKKNPSEVSDEELNDDLLQSDDEDQNIGQGVSLNATLGEFDQQVNPVDYTDDLGDVERGYQQEGGEYVDEYSQPNDMEMPDGQMEYSGEQAEGDGIYQDEVLDIQINEPLDDEFQVDDYSASYRDGEQPEHLGEQAEQQEAPEGEEGEDSQLAEEAENEPEPEEEVKEEEDEDEEEDDDGQSGRLRFKTERKDVTSGIVRLADAANKRRNIPETLELSEEAKADLMEFEEKERQRKQGRFGGRGGRGGERGGFRGRGGRGGFPGFGMGDFGGGRGRMNDQRLPMMPLHMGMQQSPARMPPPHHQTHHQQHHRQGGPGGPRGPLFQEHSGGSLAQQPLQPLIPQHMAHRSSPSSHGAPVRPQMDPPPRMMSPPPSHNHPHQQQQQQQPKNIHINPHFRGPASSPAQVPLMPPAQSQPRPAASPQRFPGSGDFQQQHMPGNFGQRPPHHMEPWRNQPPPTPQDREPFFIGDPGRFPGQQQHMFEHQNPGLLINSNNHQIPSQGHMAFNQPGLGGFNQPGQGPGGQLGLFQREPPRPNLPPQGHPQGHQGMASLTGLGGPPNTRPFMGHIQPGFQQQQVPPGPFPLQQLQFGMQGLMQHGPPHSHLQHHDLPLSHQQQQQQHHRQDLSQPPPHHHPQHQLHPNEQRQGPMMHHGGGQGQPLFHQMQQHGSPRQTHPGGPHQPQRNAPIRPRMNPPALKVLPQRNSNLRELPVAPGNQNMNNVRPASVPNVRPVARAMQAGVRPSLNAWPVTGSGRGRAQPTAANKAAAQLPGPPERTVVRRDSTGTQPNIAVQDPDEDEETRQYRLKIEEQKRLREEILKRKEMRRQMQAGVRKKELLERINGQGDPPQQQQQRQFPPKPQQPQQGSTAFPPNCTPPTPPALRQNVKTRLQMTKGPGQQAPALGWQGGQQGQYTGPGSNPTQQAQQQHQQQRRNVTQLNPIRPGGPTALGNMPMQGALMAGLGPGQAQALGPKSGVKRTVMQRANSGDRAGPHIPQKVRVVKLLGGGGDVSGISAPIQQQATRPAPHLRQGPVRKITLANPPGGQPIQGLVTQGDRGGLGNRVVVPGRGRARGAAVAGGAGQLGCGRGRARGAAVAGGAGQLGCGRLMPTRQNQRGAGTGDSQACTVSIDGLSTSTTDTQLQNLLNSIGPIQMFKMLPHQRKAIAKFHNPQHALSFQVSFNRHMIDLSHIDVSLIDG encoded by the exons TGAATTTGATGGTGATTTGCTCGATGAGGATTGGCTGACAGCCAAAAAG AATCCCTCAGAAGTATCAGATGAGGAATTGAACGACGACCTTCTGCAAAGTGATGACGAAGATCAAAACAT CGGCCAGGGCGTTAGCCTCAATGCCACTCTAGGCGAATTTGACCAGCAGGTGAACCCCGTAGACTACACAGACGACCtaggagatgtagagaggggcTACCAGCAGGAGGGGGGAGAGTACGTGGATGAGTACAGCCAGCCCAATGACATGGAGATGCCAGACGGCCAAATGGAATACTCAGGAGAACAGGCCGAAGGCGACGGGATTTACCAGGACGAAGTGTTAGACATTCAAATCAATGAGCCTCTAGACGATGAATTTCAA gtggatgATTACTCGgcaagctacagagatggagaacAACCGGAGCATCTAGGGGAGCAGGCAGAGCAACAGGAAGCACCGGAGGGGGAAGAAGGAGAAGACTCTCAGCTCGCAGAGGAG GCTGAAAATGAACCAGAGCCAGAGGAAGAagtgaaggaggaggaagacgaggatgaggaggaagacgACGATGGACAGTCCGGTCGGTTGCGTTTCAAAACAGAGCGCAAAGACGTCACGTCTGGCATTGTGCGGCTGGCAGATGCAGCAAACAAAAGAAGAAACATTCCTGAAACATTAG AGCTCTCTGAAGAGGCCAAAGCAGACCTGATGGAGTTTGAGGAGAAGGAGCGCCAGAGGAAGCAGGGCCGCTTTGGGggccgaggaggaagaggaggagagagaggaggattcaGAGGACGAGGAGGACGGGGGGGGTTCCCCGGATTCGGGATGGGAGActttggtggaggaagaggacGAATGAATGACCAGCGGCTCCCAATGATGCCACTGCATATGGGCATGCAG cAGTCTCCCGCCAGAATGCCTCCCCCTCACCACCAAACTCATCATCAGCAGCACCATCGCCAGGGCGGCCCCGGTGGCCCCCGAGGACCTCTTTTCCAGGAGCACAGTGGGGGCTCGCTGGCCCAGCAGCCCCTGCAACCCCTCATCCCCCAGCACATGGCCCATCGTAGCTCTCCCTCCTCACACGGGGCACCAGTCAGGCCCCAGATGGACCCGCCTCCCCGCATGATGAGTCCCCCTCCTTCACACAACCACCCCcaccagcaacagcagcagcagcagcccaagAACATCCACATCAATCCCCACTTCAGGGGCCCAGCGTCCTCCCCTGCACAAG TGCCCTTGATGCCTCCTGCCCAGAGCCAGCCCAGACCTGCTGCGAGTCCTCAGAGGTTCCCT GGATCAGGGGACTTCCAGCAGCAGCACATGCCTGGTAATTTTGGCCAGAGGCCCCCGCATCACATGGAGCCCTGGAGGAACCagcctccccccaccccccaggaCAGAGAGCCCTTCTTTATCGGGG ACCCAGGGCGGTTCCCTGGGCAACAGCAGCACATGTTCGAGCACCAGAACCCTGGCTTACTCATAAACAGTAACAACCATCAGATCCCCAGCCAGGGCCACATGGCCTTCAACCAGCCAGGCCTAGGAGGGTTCAACCAGCCAGGCCAGGGTCCAGGGGGCCAGCTAGGGCTGTTCCAGAGAGAGCCCCCCAGACCCAACCTGCCTCCCCAGGGCCACCCCCAGGGCCACCAGGGCATGGCCAGCCTGACGGGGCTCGGTGGACCCCCCAACACCAGGCCCTTCATGGGTCACATTCAGCCCGGGTTTCAGCAGCAGCAGGTGCCCCCCGGGCCCTTCCCCCTGCAGCAGCTCCAGTTTGGGATGCAG GGCTTGATGCAGCACGGCCCTCCCCACTCGCACCTCCAGCATCACGACTTGCCTCTCTcccatcaacaacaacagcagcagcaccacAGACAGGACCTGTCTCAGccgcccccccaccaccacccacagcACCAGCTCCACCCCAACGAGCAGCGGCAAGGCCCCATGATGCACCACGGCGGTGGGCAGGGCCAGCCCCTCTTTCACCAGATGCAGCAGCACGGCAGCCCCAGACAGACGCACCCTGGCGGACCCCACCAACCGCAACGGAACGCCCCCATCAGGCCCAGGATG AACCCTCCTGCACTGAAAGTCCTTCCCCAGCGCAACAGCAACCTCCGCGAGCTCCCCGTGGCACCTGGCAACCAAAACATGAACAATGTCCGCCCCGCCTCGGTGCCCAACGTCAGGCCCGTTGCCAGGGCAATGCAGGCGGGGGTGCGACCGAGCCTGAACGCTTGGCCGGTCACCGGCAGTGGCAGAGGGAGAGCCCAGCCTACTGCTGCCAACAAGGCTGCAGCACAGCTACCTGGACCACCTGAAAGAACGGTGGTTCGCAGGGATTCCACAGGCACTCAGCCAAATATAGCAGTACAG GATCCTGATGAGGACGAAGAGACGCGGCAGTACCGTCTGAAGATCGAGGAGCAGAAGCGACTCCGGGAGGAGATCCtgaagaggaaggagatgaggaggcaGATGCAAGCCGGCGTTCGCAAGAAGGAGCTTCTGGAGCGCATCAACGGCCAGGGTgacccaccacaacaacagcagcagaggCAGTTTCCACCTAAACCCCAACAGCCCCAGCAAGGTTCTACTGCCTTCCCTCCTAACTGCACTCCACCGACGCCCCCCGCACTCCGCCAGAACGTGAAGACCCGCCTGCAGATGACCAAGGGCCCGGGTCAGCAAGCCCCAGCGCTAGGCTGGCAGGGGGGCCAACAGGGGCAGTACACGGGCCCCGGTTCCAACCCTACCCAGCAGGCCCAGCAACAACATCAGCAGCAGAGGAGGAACGTTACCCAGCTGAACCCTATCAGACCAGGGGGACCCACTGCCCTGGGGAACATGCCCATGCAGGGAGCCCTGATGGCAGGTCTGGGTCCAGGCCAGGCTCAGGCTCTGGGGCCTAAGTCAGGGGTGAAGAGAACTGTGATGCAGCGAGCCAATAGTGGAGACAGAGCGGGGCCACACATCCCACAGAAAGTTAGAGTTGTCAAGCTTCTAGGAGGG GGAGGAGATGTGAGTGGTATCAGCGCCCCCATCCAGCAGCAGGCCACCAGGCCAGCCCCCCATCTCCGCCAGGGCCCAGTGAGGAAGATAACCTTGGCCAACCCCCCCGGAGGACAGCCCATACAGGGCCTGGTCAcacagggggacagagggggcCTGGGCAACAGG GTGGTTGTCCCTGGGCGTGGCAGAGCCAGGGGGGCAGCGGTGGCAGGAGGAGCGGGTCAGCTGGGGTGTGGGCGTGGCAGAGCCAGAGGGGCAGCGGTGGCAGGAGGAGCGGGTCAGCTGGGGTGTGGGCGCCTGATGCCCACCAGACAGAATCAGCGAGGGGCGGGGACGGGGGACAGCCAGGCCTGCACTGTGTCCATAGACGGCCTGTCTACATCCACCACGGACACGCAGCTCCAAAACCTGCTCAACTCCATCGGCCCCATCCAG ATGTTCAAAATGCTGCCCCATCAGAGGAAAGCTATTGCCAAATTTCACAATCCCCAGCATGCCCTGAGTTTCCAAGTCAGCTTCAACAG GCATATGATAGATTTGTCGCACATTGACGTGTCACTGATTGACGGCTGA
- the LOC135522595 gene encoding RNA-binding protein 33-like isoform X2: MAASPRDDDFEDYDKPGAERSRRRRGEDDDLDSEFDGDLLDEDWLTAKKNPSEVSDEELNDDLLQSDDEDQNIGQGVSLNATLGEFDQQVNPVDYTDDLGDVERGYQQEGGEYVDEYSQPNDMEMPDGQMEYSGEQAEGDGIYQDEVLDIQINEPLDDEFQVDDYSASYRDGEQPEHLGEQAEQQEAPEGEEGEDSQLAEEAENEPEPEEEVKEEEDEDEEEDDDGQSGRLRFKTERKDVTSGIVRLADAANKRRNIPETLELSEEAKADLMEFEEKERQRKQGRFGGRGGRGGERGGFRGRGGRGGFPGFGMGDFGGGRGRMNDQRLPMMPLHMGMQSPARMPPPHHQTHHQQHHRQGGPGGPRGPLFQEHSGGSLAQQPLQPLIPQHMAHRSSPSSHGAPVRPQMDPPPRMMSPPPSHNHPHQQQQQQQPKNIHINPHFRGPASSPAQVPLMPPAQSQPRPAASPQRFPGSGDFQQQHMPGNFGQRPPHHMEPWRNQPPPTPQDREPFFIGDPGRFPGQQQHMFEHQNPGLLINSNNHQIPSQGHMAFNQPGLGGFNQPGQGPGGQLGLFQREPPRPNLPPQGHPQGHQGMASLTGLGGPPNTRPFMGHIQPGFQQQQVPPGPFPLQQLQFGMQVRMRGLMQHGPPHSHLQHHDLPLSHQQQQQQHHRQDLSQPPPHHHPQHQLHPNEQRQGPMMHHGGGQGQPLFHQMQQHGSPRQTHPGGPHQPQRNAPIRPRMNPPALKVLPQRNSNLRELPVAPGNQNMNNVRPASVPNVRPVARAMQAGVRPSLNAWPVTGSGRGRAQPTAANKAAAQLPGPPERTVVRRDSTGTQPNIAVQDPDEDEETRQYRLKIEEQKRLREEILKRKEMRRQMQAGVRKKELLERINGQGDPPQQQQQRQFPPKPQQPQQGSTAFPPNCTPPTPPALRQNVKTRLQMTKGPGQQAPALGWQGGQQGQYTGPGSNPTQQAQQQHQQQRRNVTQLNPIRPGGPTALGNMPMQGALMAGLGPGQAQALGPKSGVKRTVMQRANSGDRAGPHIPQKVRVVKLLGGGGDVSGISAPIQQQATRPAPHLRQGPVRKITLANPPGGQPIQGLVTQGDRGGLGNRVVVPGRGRARGAAVAGGAGQLGCGRGRARGAAVAGGAGQLGCGRLMPTRQNQRGAGTGDSQACTVSIDGLSTSTTDTQLQNLLNSIGPIQMFKMLPHQRKAIAKFHNPQHALSFQVSFNRHMIDLSHIDVSLIDG; encoded by the exons TGAATTTGATGGTGATTTGCTCGATGAGGATTGGCTGACAGCCAAAAAG AATCCCTCAGAAGTATCAGATGAGGAATTGAACGACGACCTTCTGCAAAGTGATGACGAAGATCAAAACAT CGGCCAGGGCGTTAGCCTCAATGCCACTCTAGGCGAATTTGACCAGCAGGTGAACCCCGTAGACTACACAGACGACCtaggagatgtagagaggggcTACCAGCAGGAGGGGGGAGAGTACGTGGATGAGTACAGCCAGCCCAATGACATGGAGATGCCAGACGGCCAAATGGAATACTCAGGAGAACAGGCCGAAGGCGACGGGATTTACCAGGACGAAGTGTTAGACATTCAAATCAATGAGCCTCTAGACGATGAATTTCAA gtggatgATTACTCGgcaagctacagagatggagaacAACCGGAGCATCTAGGGGAGCAGGCAGAGCAACAGGAAGCACCGGAGGGGGAAGAAGGAGAAGACTCTCAGCTCGCAGAGGAG GCTGAAAATGAACCAGAGCCAGAGGAAGAagtgaaggaggaggaagacgaggatgaggaggaagacgACGATGGACAGTCCGGTCGGTTGCGTTTCAAAACAGAGCGCAAAGACGTCACGTCTGGCATTGTGCGGCTGGCAGATGCAGCAAACAAAAGAAGAAACATTCCTGAAACATTAG AGCTCTCTGAAGAGGCCAAAGCAGACCTGATGGAGTTTGAGGAGAAGGAGCGCCAGAGGAAGCAGGGCCGCTTTGGGggccgaggaggaagaggaggagagagaggaggattcaGAGGACGAGGAGGACGGGGGGGGTTCCCCGGATTCGGGATGGGAGActttggtggaggaagaggacGAATGAATGACCAGCGGCTCCCAATGATGCCACTGCATATGGGCATGCAG TCTCCCGCCAGAATGCCTCCCCCTCACCACCAAACTCATCATCAGCAGCACCATCGCCAGGGCGGCCCCGGTGGCCCCCGAGGACCTCTTTTCCAGGAGCACAGTGGGGGCTCGCTGGCCCAGCAGCCCCTGCAACCCCTCATCCCCCAGCACATGGCCCATCGTAGCTCTCCCTCCTCACACGGGGCACCAGTCAGGCCCCAGATGGACCCGCCTCCCCGCATGATGAGTCCCCCTCCTTCACACAACCACCCCcaccagcaacagcagcagcagcagcccaagAACATCCACATCAATCCCCACTTCAGGGGCCCAGCGTCCTCCCCTGCACAAG TGCCCTTGATGCCTCCTGCCCAGAGCCAGCCCAGACCTGCTGCGAGTCCTCAGAGGTTCCCT GGATCAGGGGACTTCCAGCAGCAGCACATGCCTGGTAATTTTGGCCAGAGGCCCCCGCATCACATGGAGCCCTGGAGGAACCagcctccccccaccccccaggaCAGAGAGCCCTTCTTTATCGGGG ACCCAGGGCGGTTCCCTGGGCAACAGCAGCACATGTTCGAGCACCAGAACCCTGGCTTACTCATAAACAGTAACAACCATCAGATCCCCAGCCAGGGCCACATGGCCTTCAACCAGCCAGGCCTAGGAGGGTTCAACCAGCCAGGCCAGGGTCCAGGGGGCCAGCTAGGGCTGTTCCAGAGAGAGCCCCCCAGACCCAACCTGCCTCCCCAGGGCCACCCCCAGGGCCACCAGGGCATGGCCAGCCTGACGGGGCTCGGTGGACCCCCCAACACCAGGCCCTTCATGGGTCACATTCAGCCCGGGTTTCAGCAGCAGCAGGTGCCCCCCGGGCCCTTCCCCCTGCAGCAGCTCCAGTTTGGGATGCAGGTACGGATGAGA GGCTTGATGCAGCACGGCCCTCCCCACTCGCACCTCCAGCATCACGACTTGCCTCTCTcccatcaacaacaacagcagcagcaccacAGACAGGACCTGTCTCAGccgcccccccaccaccacccacagcACCAGCTCCACCCCAACGAGCAGCGGCAAGGCCCCATGATGCACCACGGCGGTGGGCAGGGCCAGCCCCTCTTTCACCAGATGCAGCAGCACGGCAGCCCCAGACAGACGCACCCTGGCGGACCCCACCAACCGCAACGGAACGCCCCCATCAGGCCCAGGATG AACCCTCCTGCACTGAAAGTCCTTCCCCAGCGCAACAGCAACCTCCGCGAGCTCCCCGTGGCACCTGGCAACCAAAACATGAACAATGTCCGCCCCGCCTCGGTGCCCAACGTCAGGCCCGTTGCCAGGGCAATGCAGGCGGGGGTGCGACCGAGCCTGAACGCTTGGCCGGTCACCGGCAGTGGCAGAGGGAGAGCCCAGCCTACTGCTGCCAACAAGGCTGCAGCACAGCTACCTGGACCACCTGAAAGAACGGTGGTTCGCAGGGATTCCACAGGCACTCAGCCAAATATAGCAGTACAG GATCCTGATGAGGACGAAGAGACGCGGCAGTACCGTCTGAAGATCGAGGAGCAGAAGCGACTCCGGGAGGAGATCCtgaagaggaaggagatgaggaggcaGATGCAAGCCGGCGTTCGCAAGAAGGAGCTTCTGGAGCGCATCAACGGCCAGGGTgacccaccacaacaacagcagcagaggCAGTTTCCACCTAAACCCCAACAGCCCCAGCAAGGTTCTACTGCCTTCCCTCCTAACTGCACTCCACCGACGCCCCCCGCACTCCGCCAGAACGTGAAGACCCGCCTGCAGATGACCAAGGGCCCGGGTCAGCAAGCCCCAGCGCTAGGCTGGCAGGGGGGCCAACAGGGGCAGTACACGGGCCCCGGTTCCAACCCTACCCAGCAGGCCCAGCAACAACATCAGCAGCAGAGGAGGAACGTTACCCAGCTGAACCCTATCAGACCAGGGGGACCCACTGCCCTGGGGAACATGCCCATGCAGGGAGCCCTGATGGCAGGTCTGGGTCCAGGCCAGGCTCAGGCTCTGGGGCCTAAGTCAGGGGTGAAGAGAACTGTGATGCAGCGAGCCAATAGTGGAGACAGAGCGGGGCCACACATCCCACAGAAAGTTAGAGTTGTCAAGCTTCTAGGAGGG GGAGGAGATGTGAGTGGTATCAGCGCCCCCATCCAGCAGCAGGCCACCAGGCCAGCCCCCCATCTCCGCCAGGGCCCAGTGAGGAAGATAACCTTGGCCAACCCCCCCGGAGGACAGCCCATACAGGGCCTGGTCAcacagggggacagagggggcCTGGGCAACAGG GTGGTTGTCCCTGGGCGTGGCAGAGCCAGGGGGGCAGCGGTGGCAGGAGGAGCGGGTCAGCTGGGGTGTGGGCGTGGCAGAGCCAGAGGGGCAGCGGTGGCAGGAGGAGCGGGTCAGCTGGGGTGTGGGCGCCTGATGCCCACCAGACAGAATCAGCGAGGGGCGGGGACGGGGGACAGCCAGGCCTGCACTGTGTCCATAGACGGCCTGTCTACATCCACCACGGACACGCAGCTCCAAAACCTGCTCAACTCCATCGGCCCCATCCAG ATGTTCAAAATGCTGCCCCATCAGAGGAAAGCTATTGCCAAATTTCACAATCCCCAGCATGCCCTGAGTTTCCAAGTCAGCTTCAACAG GCATATGATAGATTTGTCGCACATTGACGTGTCACTGATTGACGGCTGA
- the LOC135522595 gene encoding RNA-binding protein 33-like isoform X1, with protein sequence MAASPRDDDFEDYDKPGAERSRRRRGEDDDLDSEFDGDLLDEDWLTAKKNPSEVSDEELNDDLLQSDDEDQNIGQGVSLNATLGEFDQQVNPVDYTDDLGDVERGYQQEGGEYVDEYSQPNDMEMPDGQMEYSGEQAEGDGIYQDEVLDIQINEPLDDEFQVDDYSASYRDGEQPEHLGEQAEQQEAPEGEEGEDSQLAEEAENEPEPEEEVKEEEDEDEEEDDDGQSGRLRFKTERKDVTSGIVRLADAANKRRNIPETLELSEEAKADLMEFEEKERQRKQGRFGGRGGRGGERGGFRGRGGRGGFPGFGMGDFGGGRGRMNDQRLPMMPLHMGMQQSPARMPPPHHQTHHQQHHRQGGPGGPRGPLFQEHSGGSLAQQPLQPLIPQHMAHRSSPSSHGAPVRPQMDPPPRMMSPPPSHNHPHQQQQQQQPKNIHINPHFRGPASSPAQVPLMPPAQSQPRPAASPQRFPGSGDFQQQHMPGNFGQRPPHHMEPWRNQPPPTPQDREPFFIGDPGRFPGQQQHMFEHQNPGLLINSNNHQIPSQGHMAFNQPGLGGFNQPGQGPGGQLGLFQREPPRPNLPPQGHPQGHQGMASLTGLGGPPNTRPFMGHIQPGFQQQQVPPGPFPLQQLQFGMQVRMRGLMQHGPPHSHLQHHDLPLSHQQQQQQHHRQDLSQPPPHHHPQHQLHPNEQRQGPMMHHGGGQGQPLFHQMQQHGSPRQTHPGGPHQPQRNAPIRPRMNPPALKVLPQRNSNLRELPVAPGNQNMNNVRPASVPNVRPVARAMQAGVRPSLNAWPVTGSGRGRAQPTAANKAAAQLPGPPERTVVRRDSTGTQPNIAVQDPDEDEETRQYRLKIEEQKRLREEILKRKEMRRQMQAGVRKKELLERINGQGDPPQQQQQRQFPPKPQQPQQGSTAFPPNCTPPTPPALRQNVKTRLQMTKGPGQQAPALGWQGGQQGQYTGPGSNPTQQAQQQHQQQRRNVTQLNPIRPGGPTALGNMPMQGALMAGLGPGQAQALGPKSGVKRTVMQRANSGDRAGPHIPQKVRVVKLLGGGGDVSGISAPIQQQATRPAPHLRQGPVRKITLANPPGGQPIQGLVTQGDRGGLGNRVVVPGRGRARGAAVAGGAGQLGCGRGRARGAAVAGGAGQLGCGRLMPTRQNQRGAGTGDSQACTVSIDGLSTSTTDTQLQNLLNSIGPIQMFKMLPHQRKAIAKFHNPQHALSFQVSFNRHMIDLSHIDVSLIDG encoded by the exons TGAATTTGATGGTGATTTGCTCGATGAGGATTGGCTGACAGCCAAAAAG AATCCCTCAGAAGTATCAGATGAGGAATTGAACGACGACCTTCTGCAAAGTGATGACGAAGATCAAAACAT CGGCCAGGGCGTTAGCCTCAATGCCACTCTAGGCGAATTTGACCAGCAGGTGAACCCCGTAGACTACACAGACGACCtaggagatgtagagaggggcTACCAGCAGGAGGGGGGAGAGTACGTGGATGAGTACAGCCAGCCCAATGACATGGAGATGCCAGACGGCCAAATGGAATACTCAGGAGAACAGGCCGAAGGCGACGGGATTTACCAGGACGAAGTGTTAGACATTCAAATCAATGAGCCTCTAGACGATGAATTTCAA gtggatgATTACTCGgcaagctacagagatggagaacAACCGGAGCATCTAGGGGAGCAGGCAGAGCAACAGGAAGCACCGGAGGGGGAAGAAGGAGAAGACTCTCAGCTCGCAGAGGAG GCTGAAAATGAACCAGAGCCAGAGGAAGAagtgaaggaggaggaagacgaggatgaggaggaagacgACGATGGACAGTCCGGTCGGTTGCGTTTCAAAACAGAGCGCAAAGACGTCACGTCTGGCATTGTGCGGCTGGCAGATGCAGCAAACAAAAGAAGAAACATTCCTGAAACATTAG AGCTCTCTGAAGAGGCCAAAGCAGACCTGATGGAGTTTGAGGAGAAGGAGCGCCAGAGGAAGCAGGGCCGCTTTGGGggccgaggaggaagaggaggagagagaggaggattcaGAGGACGAGGAGGACGGGGGGGGTTCCCCGGATTCGGGATGGGAGActttggtggaggaagaggacGAATGAATGACCAGCGGCTCCCAATGATGCCACTGCATATGGGCATGCAG cAGTCTCCCGCCAGAATGCCTCCCCCTCACCACCAAACTCATCATCAGCAGCACCATCGCCAGGGCGGCCCCGGTGGCCCCCGAGGACCTCTTTTCCAGGAGCACAGTGGGGGCTCGCTGGCCCAGCAGCCCCTGCAACCCCTCATCCCCCAGCACATGGCCCATCGTAGCTCTCCCTCCTCACACGGGGCACCAGTCAGGCCCCAGATGGACCCGCCTCCCCGCATGATGAGTCCCCCTCCTTCACACAACCACCCCcaccagcaacagcagcagcagcagcccaagAACATCCACATCAATCCCCACTTCAGGGGCCCAGCGTCCTCCCCTGCACAAG TGCCCTTGATGCCTCCTGCCCAGAGCCAGCCCAGACCTGCTGCGAGTCCTCAGAGGTTCCCT GGATCAGGGGACTTCCAGCAGCAGCACATGCCTGGTAATTTTGGCCAGAGGCCCCCGCATCACATGGAGCCCTGGAGGAACCagcctccccccaccccccaggaCAGAGAGCCCTTCTTTATCGGGG ACCCAGGGCGGTTCCCTGGGCAACAGCAGCACATGTTCGAGCACCAGAACCCTGGCTTACTCATAAACAGTAACAACCATCAGATCCCCAGCCAGGGCCACATGGCCTTCAACCAGCCAGGCCTAGGAGGGTTCAACCAGCCAGGCCAGGGTCCAGGGGGCCAGCTAGGGCTGTTCCAGAGAGAGCCCCCCAGACCCAACCTGCCTCCCCAGGGCCACCCCCAGGGCCACCAGGGCATGGCCAGCCTGACGGGGCTCGGTGGACCCCCCAACACCAGGCCCTTCATGGGTCACATTCAGCCCGGGTTTCAGCAGCAGCAGGTGCCCCCCGGGCCCTTCCCCCTGCAGCAGCTCCAGTTTGGGATGCAGGTACGGATGAGA GGCTTGATGCAGCACGGCCCTCCCCACTCGCACCTCCAGCATCACGACTTGCCTCTCTcccatcaacaacaacagcagcagcaccacAGACAGGACCTGTCTCAGccgcccccccaccaccacccacagcACCAGCTCCACCCCAACGAGCAGCGGCAAGGCCCCATGATGCACCACGGCGGTGGGCAGGGCCAGCCCCTCTTTCACCAGATGCAGCAGCACGGCAGCCCCAGACAGACGCACCCTGGCGGACCCCACCAACCGCAACGGAACGCCCCCATCAGGCCCAGGATG AACCCTCCTGCACTGAAAGTCCTTCCCCAGCGCAACAGCAACCTCCGCGAGCTCCCCGTGGCACCTGGCAACCAAAACATGAACAATGTCCGCCCCGCCTCGGTGCCCAACGTCAGGCCCGTTGCCAGGGCAATGCAGGCGGGGGTGCGACCGAGCCTGAACGCTTGGCCGGTCACCGGCAGTGGCAGAGGGAGAGCCCAGCCTACTGCTGCCAACAAGGCTGCAGCACAGCTACCTGGACCACCTGAAAGAACGGTGGTTCGCAGGGATTCCACAGGCACTCAGCCAAATATAGCAGTACAG GATCCTGATGAGGACGAAGAGACGCGGCAGTACCGTCTGAAGATCGAGGAGCAGAAGCGACTCCGGGAGGAGATCCtgaagaggaaggagatgaggaggcaGATGCAAGCCGGCGTTCGCAAGAAGGAGCTTCTGGAGCGCATCAACGGCCAGGGTgacccaccacaacaacagcagcagaggCAGTTTCCACCTAAACCCCAACAGCCCCAGCAAGGTTCTACTGCCTTCCCTCCTAACTGCACTCCACCGACGCCCCCCGCACTCCGCCAGAACGTGAAGACCCGCCTGCAGATGACCAAGGGCCCGGGTCAGCAAGCCCCAGCGCTAGGCTGGCAGGGGGGCCAACAGGGGCAGTACACGGGCCCCGGTTCCAACCCTACCCAGCAGGCCCAGCAACAACATCAGCAGCAGAGGAGGAACGTTACCCAGCTGAACCCTATCAGACCAGGGGGACCCACTGCCCTGGGGAACATGCCCATGCAGGGAGCCCTGATGGCAGGTCTGGGTCCAGGCCAGGCTCAGGCTCTGGGGCCTAAGTCAGGGGTGAAGAGAACTGTGATGCAGCGAGCCAATAGTGGAGACAGAGCGGGGCCACACATCCCACAGAAAGTTAGAGTTGTCAAGCTTCTAGGAGGG GGAGGAGATGTGAGTGGTATCAGCGCCCCCATCCAGCAGCAGGCCACCAGGCCAGCCCCCCATCTCCGCCAGGGCCCAGTGAGGAAGATAACCTTGGCCAACCCCCCCGGAGGACAGCCCATACAGGGCCTGGTCAcacagggggacagagggggcCTGGGCAACAGG GTGGTTGTCCCTGGGCGTGGCAGAGCCAGGGGGGCAGCGGTGGCAGGAGGAGCGGGTCAGCTGGGGTGTGGGCGTGGCAGAGCCAGAGGGGCAGCGGTGGCAGGAGGAGCGGGTCAGCTGGGGTGTGGGCGCCTGATGCCCACCAGACAGAATCAGCGAGGGGCGGGGACGGGGGACAGCCAGGCCTGCACTGTGTCCATAGACGGCCTGTCTACATCCACCACGGACACGCAGCTCCAAAACCTGCTCAACTCCATCGGCCCCATCCAG ATGTTCAAAATGCTGCCCCATCAGAGGAAAGCTATTGCCAAATTTCACAATCCCCAGCATGCCCTGAGTTTCCAAGTCAGCTTCAACAG GCATATGATAGATTTGTCGCACATTGACGTGTCACTGATTGACGGCTGA